One genomic segment of Styela clava chromosome 3, kaStyClav1.hap1.2, whole genome shotgun sequence includes these proteins:
- the LOC120341781 gene encoding uncharacterized protein LOC120341781 produces MGRLSVLLTSWCMLVLVAHVHGHGRLRVPHSRSTMWRYPDDPAIKPYLDIVEENFNDNELFCGGFMYQQNLGGKCGVCGDPWDADVKENEAGGKYAKGIIVEQYTPGSWFTVTVELTAHHKGYFEFRLCPWNNVAVPITHECLDQYVLANNKGSTQWMVPTSTGGSSQYFDVTLKLPEEIECDQCVLQWKYKAGNTWNCDSDGECCSGCGPQEEFYGCADIAIGTGATFPPPGFTNSTQTAKTTTTKNPSTTTQSILTTTTTTTTAALTTASPIVATDDGSTSGACPGGEPGKQYLYTCESFYICDGSNQVIYNCPPGTVFNEESSLCDYSFNSPPPCGTKTT; encoded by the exons ATGGGGCGTTTAAGCGTTTTGTTGACAT cTTGGTGTATGCTTGTACTGGTGGCGCATGTACATGGCCATGGTCGACTTCGAGTTCCACACAGCAGGTCTACAATGTGGAGATATCCTGACGATCCGGCTATCAAACCATACTTGGACATCGTAGAAGAAAACTTCAACGATAATGAGCTATTTTGTGGCGGCTTCATG TACCAACAAAACTTAGGTGGAAAATGTGGTGTTTGTGGAGATCCGTGGGATGCTGATGTAAAAGAAAATGAAGCCGGGGGAAAATATGCCAAAGGGATAATAGTTGAACAATACACTCCGG GTAGCTGGTTCACAGTGACCGTGGAACTGACTGCACATCACAAGGGATATTTTGAATTTAGGCTTTGTCCATGGAACAATGTAGCTGTACCTATTACACATGAATGCTTAGATCA GTATGTCTTGGCAAATAATAAAGGTAGTACTCAATGGATGGTTCCAACTTCTACAGGTGGCAGTTCGCAATACTTTGATGTTACGCTGAAGTTACCGGAGGAAATCGAATGCGACCAGTGCGTTCTACAGTGGAAGTACAAAGCAG GGAACACCTGGAATTGCGATAGTGACGGCGAATGTTGTTCAGGATGTGGACCACAAGAAGAATTTTATGGCTGTGCTGACATAGCTATTGGAACAGGGGCCACTTTTCCTCCTCCTGGATTCACG AATTCTACTCAAACTGCTAAGACTACAACAACAAAGAATCCAAGCACTACTACTCAGtcaatactaacaacaacaacaacaacaacaacagccgCACTGACCACTGCGAGTCCAATAGTCGCAACTGATGACGGTTCTACATCAGGAGCTTGTCCT GGAGGAGAACCTGGGAAACAGTACTTGTATACTTGCGAGTCATTCTACATTTGTGACGGATCAAATCAAGTGATATACAACTGTCCTCCCGGTACTGTTTTCAATGAAGAATCAAGTTTATGCGACTATTCTTTCAATTCACCGCCTCCATGTGGA acaaAAACCACATGA
- the LOC120341779 gene encoding uncharacterized protein LOC120341779 — translation MTKLIITSMMCVLFLFSLVEGHGRLIEPVSRSTIWRFQDELGLTKSQRELVEENYQDNELFCGGFAHQQSLHMTCGICGDPYDAAIKENEAGGKYAKGIITQHYQNSGEWVTAQVQITAHHKGYFEFRLCPWDKPSVSVATCKNWYLLHTASPEDTRWILPENGNQIYSVPIKLPDGVECNQCVLQWRYHTGNSWGCDNNGACCVGCGDQEEFYGCADISIGASSIEVSSTAKTVTTRSPLLSSIMSTTTTPTTTTTKTTTTVSSSEAICGTNETGRKMKDCTSFYTCSGGVAYEYKCSLGTVWNQERQACDHPYNVPPDCGVSTI, via the exons ATGACGAAATTGATCATTACTTCAA TGATGTGTGTCCTATTTTTGTTTTCTCTGGTTGAAGGACATGGACGTCTGATTGAACCGGTATCACGTTCTACAATATGGAGATTCCAAGATGAGTTAGGTCTTACTAAATCACAAAGGGAATTAGTTGAAGAAAATTATCAGGATAATGAATTGTTTTGTGGTGGATTTGCT CATCAACAATCACTTCACATGACATGCGGGATATGTGGTGATCCATATGATGCAGCAATTAAAGAAAATGAAGCTGGAGGAAAATATGCGAAAGGAATCATAACACAACATTACCAAAATTCAG GTGAATGGGTTACAGCACAAGTCCAAATAACTGCTCATCACAAAGGATATTTCGAATTTCGTCTGTGTCCATGGGACAAACCATCCGTTTCAGTCGCGACTTGTAAGAACTG GTACCTGCTTCATACTGCAAGTCCAGAAGATACCAGATGGATTCTCCCAGAAAACGGAAATCAAATTTACAGTGTCCCTATAAAACTTCCTGATGGCGTGGAATGTAATCAATGTGTGTTGCAGTGGAGATATCACACTG GAAATTCTTGGGGATGTGATAACAATGGCGCCTGCTGCGTTGGTTGCGGAGATCAGGAAGAATTTTATGGATGTGCCGATATCTCTATTGGAGCTAGTTCAATTGAAGTCTCTTCGACTGCTAAA ACTGTTACAACGAGATCGCCTTTGCTGTCTTCTATCATGAGTACTACAACAACGCCAACTACTACAACAACTAAGACTACAACAACAGTTAGTTCAAGTGAGGCTATATGTGGG ACTAACGAAACTGGACGAAAAATGAAAGACTGCACTTCGTTCTATACTTGCTCGGGAGGAGTAGCCTATGAATATAAATGTTCTTTAGGGACTGTCTGGAACCAAGAGAGGCAAGCATGCGATCACCCGTACAACGTACCTCCTGATTGTGGGGTTAGTACCATATAG